The Klebsiella africana sequence AGCGCCATCACCGGCGAATCTGCCCCGGTGATCCGCGAATCCGGTGGCGATTTCGCCTCGGTGACCGGCGGGACGCGCATTCTCTCCGACTGGCTGGTGATCCGTTGCAGCGTCAACCCGGGAGAAACCTTCCTCGACCGGATGATCGCCATGGTGGAAGGCGCTCAGCGCCGTAAAACGCCGAACGAGATCGCCCTGACGATCCTGCTGATCGCCCTGACGCTGGTGTTCCTGCTGGCCACCGCCACCATCTGGCCGTTCTCGGCGTGGAGCGGCAATGCGGTCAGCGTCACCGTGCTGGTCGCCCTGCTGGTGTGCCTGATCCCGACCACCATCGGCGGGCTGCTGTCGGCCATTGGTGTCGCCGGAATGAGCCGTATGCTCGGCGCCAACGTGATCGCCACCAGTGGCCGCGCGGTGGAAGCCGCTGGCGACGTCGATGTCCTGCTGCTGGATAAAACCGGGACCATTACCCTCGGCAATCGCCAGGCCTCCGCCTTCCTGCCGGCGCGCGGCGTGGAAGAGCGAACCCTCGCCGACGCCGCCCAGCTCTCCTCGCTGGCGGATGAAACCCCTGAGGGGCGCAGCATCGTGGTGCTGGCGAAACAGCGCTTTAACCTGCGCGAACGCGATCTGCAGTCGCTGCACGCCACCTTTGTCCCCTTTACCGCGCAAACGCGGATGAGCGGCATCAATATCGATCAACGCATGATCCGCAAAGGGTCGGTGGACGCCATTCGCCGCCACGTGGAGGCCAACGGCGGCCACTTCCCTGCCGATGTCGATAAGCAGGTGGAAGAGGTCGCCCGCCAGGGGGCCACACCGCTGGTGGTCGCCGAAGGGGAAAAGGTGCTGGGGATTATTGCGCTCAAAGATATCGTCAAAGGCGGTATCAAAGAACGTTTCGCTCAGCTGCGCAAAATGGGTATCAAAACGGTGATGATCACCGGCGATAACCGCCTGACCGCCGCGGCGATCGCCGCCGAGGCCGGCGTCGATGATTTCCTCGCCGAAGCGACGCCGGAAGCCAAGCTGGCCTTGATCCGCCAGTATCAGTCGGAAGGTCGGCTGGTGGCGATGACCGGCGACGGCACCAACGACGCGCCCGCGCTGGCTCAGGCCGACGTGGCGGTGGCCATGAACTCTGGCACCCAGGCAGCGAAAGAAGCGGGCAACATGGTCGATCTGGATTCCAACCCTACCAAGCTGATTGAGGTGGTCCATATCGGCAAACAGATGTTAATGACGCGCGGCTCGCTGACCACCTTCAGTATTGCCAACGACGTGGCGAAATATTTTGCCATTATTCCGGCAGCATTTGCCGCAGTTTATCCCCAGCTGGCCATGCTGAACGTGATGGGCCTGCATTCGCCCTCGTCGGCGATCCTCAGCGCCGTTATCTTCAACGCGCTGATCATCGTCTTCCTGATCCCGCTGGCCCTGAAAGGCGTCAGCTATCGCCCGCTCTCCGCCTCGGCGATGCTACGCCGCAACCTGTGGATCTACGGCCTCGGCGGTCTGCTGGTGCCCTTTATCGGTATTAAAGCCATCGACCTACTGCTGACCCTGAGCGGTCTGGTGTGAGGAAATCACTATGTCATTAATTCGTCCAGCACTTGTGCTATTTATTCTGTTAACGCTGCTCACCGGCGGCGTCTATCCTCTGCTTACCACCAGCCTGGGGCAATGGTGGTTTAACCCGCAGGCCAACGGCTCGCTGATCCGCCTGAACGGTGAAGTGCGCGGCTCGGCGCTGATTGGTCAGAACTTTACTGCCGCAGGCTATTTCCAGGGCCGCCCGTCGGCCACCGCTGAGACGGCGGATAATCCTATGGCCTCAGGCGGCAGCAATCTTGCCGCCAGCAACCCGGCGCTGGATAAAGCGGTGAGCGAGCGCGTACAGGCGCTGCGCGCCGCCAACCCGGACGCCGACCCGCAGGTGCCGGTCGAGCTGGTCACCACCTCGGCGAGCGGTCTCGATAACAACCTGACTCCGGCCGCCGCGCTGTGGCAGGTCCCCCGGGTGGCTAAAGCGCGCCAGCTGAGCGTTGAGCAGGTAACCCAGTTGGTGAATCAGGCCACACAAATCCCGCTGCTAAGCTTCCTTGGTCAGCCGGTGGTGAATATACTGCAACTCAATATGGCGCTGGATGCCCTGAAGGATAAGTAAATGAGTGACGAGCCGCTGCGCCCGGACCCTGACCGCCTGCTGCAGCACACCGCCGCCCCGCATCGCGGCAAACTGAAAGTGTTCTTTGGCGCCTGCGCCGGGGTGGGGAAAACCTGGGCGATGCTGGCGGAAGCGCAGCGGCTGCGCGCCCAGGGGCTGGATATTCTGATTGGTGTGGCGGAGACCCACGGCCGAAAAGAGACCGCCGCGATGCTGCAGGGCCTGAGCACCCTGCCGCCGCGGCGGCTTGCCCATCGCGGGCGGTACGTCTATGAGTTCGATCTCGACGCCGCCCTCGCCCGCCGTCCGGCGCTGATTCTGGTGGATGAGCTGGCGCACAGCAATGCGCCCGGCTCTCGCCATCCAAAGCGCTGGCAGGATGTGGATGAACTGCTGGAGGCCGGAATAGATGTTTTCACTACCGTTAACGTCCAGCATCTGGAAAGCCTGAATGACGTCGTCAGCGGGATCACCGGCGTGCAGGTGCGGGAGACCGTCCCCGATCCCTTCTTTGACGCCGCGGACGACGTGGTGTTGGTGGATCTCCCCCCTGACGATCTGCGCCAGCGGCTCAATGAGGGCAAAGTCTACATCGGCGGCCAGGCTGAGCGCGCTATCGAAAACTTTTTCCGCAAGGGCAACCTGATTGCGCTGCGCGAGCTGGCTCTGCGCCGCACCGCCGACCGCGTCGATGAGCAAATGCGCGCCTGGCGCGACCGCCAGGGCCAGGAGAAAGTCTGGCACACCCGCGATGCGATCCTGCTCTGTATCGGGCACAACACCGGCAGCGAAAAGCTGGTGCGCGCCGCCGCCCGGCTCGCCGCCCGCCTGGGCAGCGTCTGGCATGCAGTGTATGTCGAGACCCCTTCCCTGCACCGGCTGCCGGAAGCCCGGCGGCGGGCTATTCTCGCCGCGCTGCGTCTGGCCCAGGAGCTGGGCGCCGAAACCGCCACCCTCTCCGACCCGTCGGAAGAGAAAGCGGTCCTCCATTACGCCCGCGAACATAACCTCGGCAAAATCGTCATCGGCCGCCAGCGCAAACGCCGCTGGTGGGATCGCAGCGGCTTCGCCGACCGTCTGGCTCGCCATGCGCCGGACCTCGATCTGGTGGTGATCGCCCTCGATGAAAAACCGTCCCCCCTCCCTGCGCGGGCCAACGACAGCCGTACGGCGCTGGAAAAATGGCGACTGCAGCTGCAGGGCTGCGCGGTGGCGGTGGCGCTGTGCGCCATCATTACCCTGGTGGCCATGCAGTGGTTGATGGCTTTCGAAGCCGCCAACCTGGTGATGCTCTATCTGCTGGGGGTGGTGATCATCGCCCTGGTCTATGGTCGCTGGCCGTCGGTGCTGGCGACGGTGATCAACGTTATTAGCTTCGATCTCTTTTTTGTCGCTCCGCGCGGGACGCTGGCGGTGTCGGATGTCCAGTATCTGCTCACCTTCGGCGTGATGCTCACCGTGGGCCTGCTTATTGGTAACCTCACCGCCGGCGTGCGCTACCAGGCGCGGGTGGCGCGCTACCGTGAACGCCGTACCCGTCATCTGTATGAGATGTCTAAAGCGCTGGCGGTGGGTCGTAGCCAGCAGGATATCGCCACCACCAGCGAGCGGTTTATCGCCTCCACCTTTCAGGCCCGCAGCCAGCTGCTGCTGCCGGACGCCCAGGGAAAACTGCTGCCCTTAACCCACCAGCCAGGGCTGACCCCGTGGGATGATGCTATCGCCCGCTGGAGCTTTGATAAGGGCCAACCTGCCGGCGCCGGCACCGATACCCTGCCCGGCGTGCCCTATCAGATCTTGCCCCTGAAGAGCGCCGCCCGCACCTGGGGGCTATTGGTGGTGGAACCGGAGAATTTGCGCCAGCTGATGATCCCAGAGCAGCAGCGGCTGCTGGAAACCTTCACCCTGCTGGTGGCCAGCGCCCTGGAGCGCCTCACCCTGACCGCCAGCGAAGAGCAGGCCCGGCTGACCAGCGAGCGTGAAAGTCTGCGGAACTCGCTGCTCGCTGCGCTGTCACACGATCTGCGAACCCCGCTAACCGTGCTGTTTGGCCAGGCGGAAATCCTGACCCTCGACCTGGCCAGCGAAGGTTCAAAACATGCTCCGCAGGCCAACGAAATTCGCCAGCATGTGCTCAACACCACCCGGCTGGTGAACAACCTGTTGGATATGGCGCGGATACAGTCCGGCGGCTTTAATCTGCATAAGGAGTGGCTGACGCTGGAGGAAGTGGTCGGCAGCGCGCTGCGCATGCTCGAACCGAGCCTTGGTGGCCAGCACATTCAGCTGGATTTACCCGATCCCCTCCAGCTGGTGCATGTCGATGGGCCGCTGTTCGAGCGGGTGCTGATCAACCTGCTGGAAAATGCCCATAAGTATGCCGGCGCCCGGGCGGAGATCGGCATCCGCGCCGAGGCGGACGCCAAACAGCTGTCGCTGGAAGTCTGGGATAGTGGTCCGGGGATCCCGGCGGGCCAGGAACAGGCTATCTTTGATAAATTCGCCCGCGGCAATAAAGAGTCGGCGATCCCTGGCGTCGGGCTGGGCCTTGCCATCTGTCAGGCCATCGTCGATGTCCACGGCGGGACCATCTCCGCCAGTAACCGGCCCGAGGGCGGCGCCTCTTTCCGTGTTACACTGCCGCGAGAAGCGCCCCCTGAACTGGAAGAGTTACCTGAGGAATTGTGATCAACGTTCTGATTATCGAAGACGAACACGCTATCCGTCGCTTTCTGCGCACCGCGCTGGAAGCTGACGGCATGCGCGTATTTGAAGCAGAAACCCTGCAGCGTGGGCTGATCGAAGCTGCTACCCGTAAGCCAGACCTCGCGATCCTCGATCTGGGCCTGCCGGATGGTGACGGCATTGATTTTATTCGCGACCTGCGTCAGTGGAGCAAGATGCCGATCATCGTCCTGTCAGCGCGTAGCGAAGAGCATGACAAAATTGCCGCCCTGGATGCCGGCGCCGACGACTACTTAAGTAAACCCTTTGGTATCGGCGAGCTGCAGGCCCGCCTGCGTGTCGCGCTGCGTCGCCACGGCGCGGCGCAGGCCGACGAGCCGGTGGTGCGTTTTGCCGACCTGGAGGTCAATATCCCCGCACGCCGTATTCTGCGCGGCAGCGAAGAGATCCACCTGACGCCCATCGAGTTTCGCCTGCTGGCGGCGCTATTGAATAATCCCGGCAAAGTGCTTACCCAGCGTCAGCTGCTGAATCAGGTATGGGGGCCTAATGCCGTGGAGCACAGTCACTATCTGCGGATCTACATGGGTCATCTGCGACAAAAGCTGGAGGCCGATCCGGCACGGCCGCAGCATTTGCTGACCGAAACCGGCATTGGCTATCGCTTTATGCCCTGAATCCCGCCTCTGCAGTACCAGAGGCTGGCGATTTTCAGCCCTTCAGAGAGCAGCAGAAAACCGGCCAGGATCGCTACATGCCTGACGCCAGCAGCCTGAATCAGCCACAGCCCCAGCGACAGCGAAGGCTGCATAAACACCAGCCTGAGCGGCGCCTGCGCCCAGGCCAGCCACAGCGCATAGCGGCTCTGACGAAAAAAGAGGATCATCGACAGCGGGATGCTGATAATCAGCAGAACATTCAGCGGATAGAGCCAGACCGCCGCGGAGCCCCAGGTATGTAACAGCTGGAGATAAGCCAGCAGGTCGTCGTAGAAAGGGAGGCGGCGGTGGGAAATATTCCACCATAAAAATTGCAGGACGAAAAAGAGATCCATCCACGCCCAGAACAAAAACAGGGACTTCCGTTGTATTTTCATCGCTATCCTTGCGAAAAAAATCAGGCCCGCAAGGGGCCTGATGATAGTGCGTGGTTAGGCGTTCTTCAGCACTTCGCTGACAATCTCTACCGCTTCTTTTTCAATCAGCTTGCGATGTTCTTCGCCGAGGAAGCTTTCGCAGTAGATCTTGTAGGCATCTTCGGTGCCTGACGGACGCGCCGCGAACCAGCCGTTGTCGGTCATCACCTTCAGGCCGCCAATCGCCGCCCCGTTGCCCGGCGCCGCGGTCAGACGGGCGGTGATCGGATCGCCCGCCAGGGTGTCGGCGCTGACCATTTCCGGAGAGAGCTTGGACAGCGCTGCTTTCTGCGCGGAGGTCGCGGAAGCCTGCAGACGGTTATAGCTCGGCGCACCGAAGCGTTCCGCCAGCTCGTTGTAATGCTCCTGCGGGTTTTTCCCGGTGACTGCGGTGATTTCCGCCGCCAGCAGGCACATGATGATGCCGTCTTTATCGGTCGACCACGGCGTGCCGTCGAAGCGCAGGAAGGAGGCCCCGGCGCTCTCTTCGCCGCCGAAGCCGAAGCTGCCGTCGAACAGGCCGTCAACGAACCACTTAAAGCCCACCGGCACTTCCACCAGCTTGCGGCCCAGATCGTTCACCACGCGGTCAATCATCGCCGAGGAGACCAGCGTTTTACCGACTGCCACCTCTTTGCCCCACTGCGGACGATGCTGGAACAGATAGTTGATCGCCACCGCCAGGTAATGGTTCGGATTCATCAGCCCCGCCGGGGTGACAATCCCGTGGCGGTCGTAATCCGGGTCGTTGGCAAACGCCAGATCGAACTTATCGCGCAGCGCCAGCAGGCCCGCCATCGCACACTCCGAGGAGCAGTCCATGCGGATGGCGCCGTCTTTATCGAGGTGCATGAAGCGGAAGGTCTGATCCACCTGATCGTTAACAATGGTCAGATTGAGCTTGTAGTGCTCGCCAATGCGTTTCCAGTATTCGATGCCGGATCCGCCCAGCGGATCGACGCCCAGCGTCAGGCCGGCTTTCTGGATCGCCGCCATGTCGACGATGTCCGCCAGCCCCTCAATGAACGGCTGCACCAGATCCTGTTCTTTAACGTGGCCAGAAGCCAGCGCCGCGTCCAGAGAAATGCGTTTCACGCCCTGCAGGCCGGCGGCCAGCAGTTCGTTGGCGCGGTTCTCCACCACTTTGGTGACGTTGGTATCCGCCGGGCCGCCGTTTGGCGGGTTGTACTTGATACCACCATCTTCCGGCGGGTTGTGTGACGGGGTGATCACAATACCGTCCGCCAGCGGACCGCCTTTTTTGTTATGCACCAGAATCGCATTGGAGACCGCCGGCGTCGGAGTGAAGCCATTGTTTTCCTGCACGATTACGTCAACGCCGTTGGCGGTTAACACTTCCAGCACCGAGATAAACGCCGGCTCGGAGAGGGCGTGGGTATCTTTGCCGACATAGCACGGACCGGTGATCCCGTTCTTCGCACGATCTTCCGCAATGGCCTGGGCGATGGCCAGGATATGCGGTTCGTTGAAGTTGTGGCGCGCCGCGCTGCCGCGATGGCCAGAGGTACCGAATTTTACCGCATGCTCCGCATTACCGACTTCAGGCTTCAGCACGTAGTACTGAGCAGTCAGTTGGGCGACGTTAATCAAATCACTCTGTTGCGCAGGCTGCCCCGCACGTTTATCGATTGCCATTGCCTGATCCTTCTGGTGCAAATGTTAAAAAGCTAGATCGTGCCGCAAACCTTTTCAATCAGCTCCGCAGGGAACTGCATCGACTGCATGATGTGCTCGATCATGCTGCATTTACGGCCGGTATTGGTATTGGTGATAACCCACCACGGGGTACCAGGAACCTGTTTCGGTTTGGTCTGGTTGCCGCTTTTCAGCAGCGTACGCGCATCTTCCGCGAAGTAAACGCGCGTGCGGCCGTGCAGAGACTCGGTAGCCTCAGCAAAGGCTTTACTGTCCAGGGAGTAGAGGGTCGTCAACACCAGCATAAAACGGTTCACCGCGCGCTTCTGCTCGGCGTATTCATCAGATAACAGCATCTCGCGCATGGCGCGGACTTTATCCTTCACCGGGTTAGCGGGTTTCACCTCAGCGGCAGGCGCTGGCGCCAGCGTCGGCGCGGCTTTGCTGACCGGTGTAGCCGGTTGGGAAACGGCGGAAAATTTCAGCATACGCCGTAAAATGTCGGATGCGCTCTCGCCGATATGCAGAGTGTGGCTGGCAATATAGCGATAGAGTTCATCATCAACTTCAATTGTTTTCATCTTAATCCAGTGCGATATCTTTTCTGAATACAAATCGTTGGGATTATAAGTACAAATCCCAACCGCG is a genomic window containing:
- the kdpB gene encoding potassium-transporting ATPase subunit KdpB, encoding MSRKQLALLEPTLVRQALLDAVKKLSPMVQWRNPVMFIVWVGSLLTTLLAIAMAGGALTGSATFTAAVSIWLWFTVLFANFAEAMAEGRSKAQANSLKGVKKTAFARKLRAPQHDATVDHVPAEDLRKGDVVLVEAGDIIPCDGEVIEGGASVDESAITGESAPVIRESGGDFASVTGGTRILSDWLVIRCSVNPGETFLDRMIAMVEGAQRRKTPNEIALTILLIALTLVFLLATATIWPFSAWSGNAVSVTVLVALLVCLIPTTIGGLLSAIGVAGMSRMLGANVIATSGRAVEAAGDVDVLLLDKTGTITLGNRQASAFLPARGVEERTLADAAQLSSLADETPEGRSIVVLAKQRFNLRERDLQSLHATFVPFTAQTRMSGINIDQRMIRKGSVDAIRRHVEANGGHFPADVDKQVEEVARQGATPLVVAEGEKVLGIIALKDIVKGGIKERFAQLRKMGIKTVMITGDNRLTAAAIAAEAGVDDFLAEATPEAKLALIRQYQSEGRLVAMTGDGTNDAPALAQADVAVAMNSGTQAAKEAGNMVDLDSNPTKLIEVVHIGKQMLMTRGSLTTFSIANDVAKYFAIIPAAFAAVYPQLAMLNVMGLHSPSSAILSAVIFNALIIVFLIPLALKGVSYRPLSASAMLRRNLWIYGLGGLLVPFIGIKAIDLLLTLSGLV
- the kdpC gene encoding potassium-transporting ATPase subunit KdpC; translation: MSLIRPALVLFILLTLLTGGVYPLLTTSLGQWWFNPQANGSLIRLNGEVRGSALIGQNFTAAGYFQGRPSATAETADNPMASGGSNLAASNPALDKAVSERVQALRAANPDADPQVPVELVTTSASGLDNNLTPAAALWQVPRVAKARQLSVEQVTQLVNQATQIPLLSFLGQPVVNILQLNMALDALKDK
- the kdpD gene encoding two-component system sensor histidine kinase KdpD, whose translation is MSDEPLRPDPDRLLQHTAAPHRGKLKVFFGACAGVGKTWAMLAEAQRLRAQGLDILIGVAETHGRKETAAMLQGLSTLPPRRLAHRGRYVYEFDLDAALARRPALILVDELAHSNAPGSRHPKRWQDVDELLEAGIDVFTTVNVQHLESLNDVVSGITGVQVRETVPDPFFDAADDVVLVDLPPDDLRQRLNEGKVYIGGQAERAIENFFRKGNLIALRELALRRTADRVDEQMRAWRDRQGQEKVWHTRDAILLCIGHNTGSEKLVRAAARLAARLGSVWHAVYVETPSLHRLPEARRRAILAALRLAQELGAETATLSDPSEEKAVLHYAREHNLGKIVIGRQRKRRWWDRSGFADRLARHAPDLDLVVIALDEKPSPLPARANDSRTALEKWRLQLQGCAVAVALCAIITLVAMQWLMAFEAANLVMLYLLGVVIIALVYGRWPSVLATVINVISFDLFFVAPRGTLAVSDVQYLLTFGVMLTVGLLIGNLTAGVRYQARVARYRERRTRHLYEMSKALAVGRSQQDIATTSERFIASTFQARSQLLLPDAQGKLLPLTHQPGLTPWDDAIARWSFDKGQPAGAGTDTLPGVPYQILPLKSAARTWGLLVVEPENLRQLMIPEQQRLLETFTLLVASALERLTLTASEEQARLTSERESLRNSLLAALSHDLRTPLTVLFGQAEILTLDLASEGSKHAPQANEIRQHVLNTTRLVNNLLDMARIQSGGFNLHKEWLTLEEVVGSALRMLEPSLGGQHIQLDLPDPLQLVHVDGPLFERVLINLLENAHKYAGARAEIGIRAEADAKQLSLEVWDSGPGIPAGQEQAIFDKFARGNKESAIPGVGLGLAICQAIVDVHGGTISASNRPEGGASFRVTLPREAPPELEELPEEL
- the kdpE gene encoding two-component system response regulator KdpE; translated protein: MINVLIIEDEHAIRRFLRTALEADGMRVFEAETLQRGLIEAATRKPDLAILDLGLPDGDGIDFIRDLRQWSKMPIIVLSARSEEHDKIAALDAGADDYLSKPFGIGELQARLRVALRRHGAAQADEPVVRFADLEVNIPARRILRGSEEIHLTPIEFRLLAALLNNPGKVLTQRQLLNQVWGPNAVEHSHYLRIYMGHLRQKLEADPARPQHLLTETGIGYRFMP
- a CDS encoding arginine:ornithine antiporter, coding for MKIQRKSLFLFWAWMDLFFVLQFLWWNISHRRLPFYDDLLAYLQLLHTWGSAAVWLYPLNVLLIISIPLSMILFFRQSRYALWLAWAQAPLRLVFMQPSLSLGLWLIQAAGVRHVAILAGFLLLSEGLKIASLWYCRGGIQGIKR
- the pgm gene encoding phosphoglucomutase (alpha-D-glucose-1,6-bisphosphate-dependent): MAIDKRAGQPAQQSDLINVAQLTAQYYVLKPEVGNAEHAVKFGTSGHRGSAARHNFNEPHILAIAQAIAEDRAKNGITGPCYVGKDTHALSEPAFISVLEVLTANGVDVIVQENNGFTPTPAVSNAILVHNKKGGPLADGIVITPSHNPPEDGGIKYNPPNGGPADTNVTKVVENRANELLAAGLQGVKRISLDAALASGHVKEQDLVQPFIEGLADIVDMAAIQKAGLTLGVDPLGGSGIEYWKRIGEHYKLNLTIVNDQVDQTFRFMHLDKDGAIRMDCSSECAMAGLLALRDKFDLAFANDPDYDRHGIVTPAGLMNPNHYLAVAINYLFQHRPQWGKEVAVGKTLVSSAMIDRVVNDLGRKLVEVPVGFKWFVDGLFDGSFGFGGEESAGASFLRFDGTPWSTDKDGIIMCLLAAEITAVTGKNPQEHYNELAERFGAPSYNRLQASATSAQKAALSKLSPEMVSADTLAGDPITARLTAAPGNGAAIGGLKVMTDNGWFAARPSGTEDAYKIYCESFLGEEHRKLIEKEAVEIVSEVLKNA
- the seqA gene encoding replication initiation negative regulator SeqA, producing MKTIEVDDELYRYIASHTLHIGESASDILRRMLKFSAVSQPATPVSKAAPTLAPAPAAEVKPANPVKDKVRAMREMLLSDEYAEQKRAVNRFMLVLTTLYSLDSKAFAEATESLHGRTRVYFAEDARTLLKSGNQTKPKQVPGTPWWVITNTNTGRKCSMIEHIMQSMQFPAELIEKVCGTI